The genomic stretch CGAGTGGAAGTACATACCGGTGCGGCGGCTGGCGCTGTTCATCGAGGAGAGCCTCTACCGCGGGCTGCGGTGGGTGGTCTTCGAGCCGAACGACGAGCGGCTGTGGTCGCAGATCCGGCTCAATGTCGAGGCCTTCCTGCAGAAGCTCTTCCAGCAGGGGGCGTTCCAGGGGACGACTCCGCGCGCGTCGTACTTCGTCAAGTGCGACAGCTCGACCACCACGCAGGCGGACATCGACCGCGGAGTGGTCAACGTGCTGGTCGGCTTCGCTCCCGTGAAGCCCGCGGAGTTCGTGGTCGTCCAGATCGAGCAGATGGCCGGGCAGTTCGAGGCCTAGGTTCAGGGGTTAGGAAGCAGCTTTCATGGCCGAGTTCACCATCAACCCGCAACGATTCGACCCCTACAAGAACTTCAAGTTCCTGGTGGTCTGGGACGGTCGGGTGGTCGCGGGCATCAGCAAGATCAGCCCGCTGAAGCGGACCACCGAGGTGGTCAAGCACCGCAACGGCGGCGATCCCAGCTCGCCGCGGAAGTCCCCGGGCCGCACCGAGTTCGAGGCGATCACCCTGGAGCGCGGGGTCACCCACGACCCGGAGTTCGACCGCTGGGCCAACAAGGTCTGGCAGGTCGGCGCCGGTCCGGGCGCCGAGGTCTCGCTCGCCGACTTCCGCAAGGACCTGGTCATCCAGGTGCTCAACGAGGCCGGCCAGGTGGCCGTCGCGCACAAGGTGTTCCGGGCCTGGCCGAGCGAGTACCAGGTGCTCGGCGAGATGGACGCCAACGCCAACGCGGTCGCCATCCAGAGCCTCAAGCTG from Streptomyces roseochromogenus subsp. oscitans DS 12.976 encodes the following:
- a CDS encoding phage tail protein produces the protein MAEFTINPQRFDPYKNFKFLVVWDGRVVAGISKISPLKRTTEVVKHRNGGDPSSPRKSPGRTEFEAITLERGVTHDPEFDRWANKVWQVGAGPGAEVSLADFRKDLVIQVLNEAGQVAVAHKVFRAWPSEYQVLGEMDANANAVAIQSLKLECEGWDRDWSVPEPQEPSYTNPA